The genomic interval TGCAGATCGTCAACTATATCGAATGATCCGTTCATAACTATTCCACCGAATTCTAAAGAGGGAATAGTTACGTTTTCGCTTTGTTTTGTTACTTGATTAGTAATTGTTACGTTAAGAGGAGCACGTTTATTAAGTTTTGGAAATCCTAACGAAAATATTCGTTTATCCATGATATCAATGTCAGCTTTGACTTTATCAAGGATGATATCATTTTGCATTTCCATAAGAGAGTGAACGCCTTCCGCAATTGAAGCCATGGACGTTTCGCCTAATATATTCAAAGATGTCTGAACTTTGTACAGGTTGATTGTCGTCATAGATATGATGGTTGCCATAACTATTGCGACGGCTCCAAGCATCAGTTTTGCTTGAAAAGATAATTTTTTAAACACGCATAACTCCTGATCCAAGGTTATGAACTTGCATGGTATAATCTGCAATGTACTCTTTACAAATAATAGTCAAAATTATCAATTAATATATGAATTAAATTCATAGTTTGATGATAATACCAAAATTTTAATGGTTTTTAATTACTTTCATGTAATGGTCGTGATATTTTTGACAAAAGCTTAATAACGTTACTTTCCTTTTCGTTTTTTACACGCGATATTCTTGGAGCTGCTTTAGCATAATATACAATGATACTATCACCGCCGGAGAGGGCCTGCCATTGTCTGTCGGGGATGCCGGCGATTTTTTCCTGAGTCTGTCCAAGCGGGTCAATAAATTGATACCGTATAAAATGTTCGACTTTTGGGTCGGCAGAAGATTGCAACTCATGATGATTAACGCTTATTTTTTCAATCACTGTTCCTACTGTTTCACTTTCTCCAAATGCTCTGATCCGTTCAATTCTTATTTCTTGGTATGGAATAGCGTACAGGGCGCATAAGAAAAGAAATGCTCCGACAATCAGCAAGTTTTTTTTAACGGGAGAATAGTTTGGAATATAAAATATACTCATTGTTCAAAAGGTATCACCAGCGTCTTTGGTAGGCAAGTGACATGTCTAAACTTATCAGTAAAACTGATTACATAAGGTAGCAAAGTTTTATGAAAGGCGAAAAATGGAGGAGTGAACTCACTAAGTGATTCTTTTTGAAGATAAGGAGATTAATAAAATGAATTAGGATGGATTTGTTAAAACCAAGAGATTCAATAAAATAAATTTCTTGGCTGTTTTGCCTAATTTTTGGATAGGGCAATTTTTAATCCTAGCGCGATAAAGACTACACCGGAGAGAGCTTCGAGTCTTTTTTTGAATTTACTTCCGGAAATAAGCGGGCGCATTTTTCCAAGAGTCAGGGATAACGAACCAAGCCACATAACTCCCATGCAGATATGAATGCTCATAAGTAAAAAAGATTTCTCAATAATATTATCAGCAGGGGATATAAATTGCGGCAGAAGTGCAAGATAGAATACAGCTACTTTGGGGTTTAGAACATTTGTCAGAAATCCCTCGCGGACAGATGATGTAAAATTTCGTTTAGAGCCGTTGTTGATGACTTGTAATTCTTCTGAGTCAGTTCTGCTACGCCGCAGTGATTGTATTCCAAGGTAAATTATATAGAGGGCTCCGGCCATTTTGACGAATTCAAATGCAGTCGCAGAGTTCATGAGAATCATGGACAGACCGAACGCCGATGCCATCGCGTGGACAAGTAGCCCCGCGTTAACGCCAACCACGGTGCACAGCCCGTCTGATGTTGAGCGGGTCAGCGTATTGTTAACAACCAGCATTGTATCAGAGCCGGGAGTGACGGTTAAGATTGCAACAATCGGAATAAAAGCAAGAGTCAGTCCATCCATTTTATATCCCTCAACGAACACGATTATTCTGGAAAAAATTATTCTGAAATAAGGTATGGCTCCAGTTCTGAAACTGCTTCAAAAAGAAAATGGTCGATAAGCTCGCAGAACAGATGTCCGACAGCAATATGAACTTCCTGCACAATGGCTGTGTCTTTGCTTGGAATGCTTATTATGTGATCACAAATAGGAAGCATTTCACCTGAACTCATGCCGGTCATGCCGATTGTCACCATCTGTTTCCGTTTCGCTTCTTTCAATGCTCTTATCACATTCGGACTTGTGCCGGAAGTGCTGATGCCGACAAGTACGTCTCCGGGTGCTCCTAAAGCTGCAACCTGTTTTTCAAATATCATATCAAAGGAATAGTCGTTTCCAATTGACGTGAGTATTGATGAGTCGGTAGTAAGGGCAAGTCCGGGTAATGGTGGGCGTTCAAGTTTAAACCTGTTCACCAGTTCAGCTGCAAGGTGTTGACAATCAGCCGCGCTGCCGCCATTGCCACAGAATAAAATTTTCGATCCCTGAGCAAGGCGGACAGCCATGGCTCTGGATATTTCAACAACTGACTGAGCGTCCTGTTCAAAAAAGGCTTCTCTTACTTCAAGGCCGGAGCGGGCGTGATCGAGTACCTTTTGCAGAGCTGTCTGGGACATATATTTTCCTTATTGGGAGTTTGATTTTTAATCCGTATGGTGAATTCCGTTTATAGGAAATAAATCCGTGTGGCAATATGCGTGATTCGGCTTTTGTAAAACATTGATCATATATAAAGTAATTATTTATATTAGTTAACAGATCAAAACAATCTTTGCGGAGTATATACCTGTGAATAAGTTTTTATTTTTTGCATTTTTTTCACTCATTATCGGTTTTGCGGGATGTAGTTCCAAAAATATATCCGCGCCTTCTTCTGATTTGGATGCAATGATCGGCCAGATGGTTATGGTCGGATTCAGAGGGATGGAGGCCAAAGCTGACAGCTTGATTGTAAAGGATATTCGCGATGCTCGCATCGGCGGGGTCATTCTTTTCAGTAAAGACTGTGCGCTGAACAGCACTGAGCGAAATATTGCTGATTACAAACAGGTGAAAGAACTGACGGCTTCACTTCAGACTCAAGCCCGTATCCCGCTTTTTATTGCAGCGGATCAGGAAGGTGGACTGATTTGCCGATTTGCCGCCGACAGAGGTTTTCCAGCAACTTCTTCTGCTGCGGAATTAGGGAACAGCGGTGATTTGAGCGCCGCCGTTAAAGCCGGTGAAATTATAGGAAAAACTTTAAGCAAAGTCGGCGTTAATGTAGATTTTGCTCCGGTTGTGGATGTGAACCGTAATGCTGCAAACCCGGTGATAGCCGCATTGCAGCGGAGTTTTTCTGATGATCCGGCAATTGTCGCTGATTTTGCCGGAAGTTTTATCGATGGTTTGCACTCTGAAAAAGTCATTTCCTGCTTGAAACATTTTCCTGGTCACGGCAGTTCCACCGCAGACAGTCATAAAGGTTTTACCGATGTAACGGATTCGTGGTCAAACGAAGAGCTTATTCCATTTCGCAGGCTTATTAAAAGTCATAAGGTTGACATGGTCATGACAGCTCATATCTATAACAAGAACCTTGATATAAAATATCCTGCAACTCTTTCTCGTGCTGTTATCACTGGAATTTTACGCAAACAGCTTGGATTTAAGGGTGTTATTATTACTGATGATATGCAGATGCAGGCTGTGAGCGGTGAATATGGGTTTAAAGACAGTGTATTTAAAGCTGTAAATGCCGGAGCTGATATATTGTTATTTGGAAATAATCTCATATATGAACCTGGATTAGGATTTAAAGCTGTTAAAGTGCTTAAAGAACTTGTCCGTGAAGGCAGTATTTCTGAAGAGCGAATAAAACAATCATATAAGAGGATAATGAATCTTAAGAGTCGTTATCATCTAATTTAAATATTAGTTCTGTATAGTTGGCAGCATGATTGTAAATGTAGTCCCTTTTTCTTTAGAGGAATGTACACTCAGAGTTCCCTTATGATTTTGTGTAATTATAAAATATGAAACAGAAAGACCAAGCCCGGTACCATTTCCGGGCTCTTTTGTAGTATAAAACGGTTCAAAAACTCTTTTTCTGGTATCGTGGTCCATTCCAGGCCCATTGTCAGAAATAGAACATTTTATCATGTTGCCTAAATTTGAAGTTTTAATAATGATCTCAGGCGTAACCGTCATGTCATCCCAGTCAAACATTGCCTGCGCAGAGTTTCTAAGTAAGTTGAGTATGACTTGTTCAATCTCGGTTTTGGAGCAAAAAATCGGAGTCAATGATTCTGCATAATCTTTAGTTATTTTTATTTTTTTAAAATCATGCTTTTTATTAGGGTCATAGTCTTGCAGAGCTAAGGATAGAGAATTATCGATTAGATCTCTGATGTCACAGGATGCTTTGCTGAAATTGCTCTTACGGCTGAATTCGAGCATGCGCGAAACTATTTCAGCCGCGCGAACTCCAGCTTCAGTAATTCCTTCTATAATATTAATGATTTTACGGTCTTCTACATATGCGATTATCGAGTCTATATTGCATCCGGCTTTTTCTGCGGCCAGTGTATTAGGAGCAAGGTCAGGAGAGAGTCTTCTGACAATATTTTGAATGCCTTGCAGAATCCCCCCAAGCGGATTGTTAATCTCGTGGGCCATTCCTGCCGCAAGACCTCCGATGGACATCATTTTCTCTGTCTGAATCATCATTTCTTCGATTCGGGCCCGTTCTGTTGCATCATCAATTCGTATAACTGCTCCCTTAATATCTCCGCTGAGCGGGTAGATCATGATATCTTGAAATTTTTGTCCGTCCTGACCATATGGTGAGCGAATTTCTGTTTCAGGTATTCCTGTCTCGATGGCTTTTTCAATATGTGATGAGTATTTTGTAAGAGCTGGAAAAGCCTCACCTATTTTTTCCCCGAGAAGTCGGTTTGCCGCTATTGTAGATCTTTTTTCTGCATTTGAATTAAAGTGAATGATTTCTCCTTCACTGTTGACTCCGATTATCAGCGACGGCATCGAATCTATGATGTCCTTTATGTAATTTCTTGTTTGCTGCAGTTCCAGTTCAACACGTTTGCGCTCAGTTATATCAGTACCGACTGAAAGGATTTCAATCGCGTTTCCTTCGTCGTCATAAACAGGGCTGTTTGACCAGTAAAGCCATACCTTATGCCCGTCTTTACGGATATTTTGATTTATTTTGTTCGGAAAGTCCTCGGGATGTTCAAGCATTTTAAATATAAAATTTTCAAGGTCTGAGTCTCCGCTTTCAGTCGCAGTTACAATAGTTCCTATAATACTTTTTCCGAGTATTTCCTGCTGAGAGAATCCGAAAAATGACTGCGCATATTCATTAAAGAAAGTGCAATTCCCTTTCAGATCCATTCTGAGAATTATGCTGTGAGCTCTTTGAACTAAGTCTTTATATTCTTGTCTTGATTTAGAAAGATCTTTTGAATGAACCGCAACTTCATCAAGTAATTGCAATATGTTACCGGCAAAAAAAGCAGCGGTAAAAATGTACTCACGGTTTTCAATAAAAGACATTTTTTCAACTTCAGCGTTCCAGTCAACTTTCCTTATATTTTCAGCAGCATATTCTATGGCATGTAGATGAGTTAGCTTTTGAACCGGCGGCATTGATACATCGGCGAGCAGCTCTCTTATGCGGGCAAAATCTTTTTCCGTATCTGCAAGATCCCATGTTAGAAACGTAGATCTTTTAAGGATTATAATGACGGTAGTAATAGCAAGAAATATAAACAGCAAAACGCAATAAAATTCATTGGAAATGTCTTTTGCAACAATAATTGTAACTAAGCCGGCTTTATCAATTTGTCTTTCGGCTGAGGTAAATATGTGCAGTGAAGATATCATTATTCTATGCAGTTTTTCATAGTGAAGATTGTGAAGGTCCCCTGTATGGAAAATACAGTTATTGTCGTTATTAAATATGAAAAGTTCTGTTTCCTGCGGTGAGACCGGGATTAGATCTTCAGAATTGAGTTCCAAAATTATAAAAGAATTATCGAGCCGTTTGACCAAATAGAGTTGGGTTTTGTCTTGTCCGTTTCCTGAGAATAAAGAGGATTGTCCGGGGGCATAGTCTTTAATTTTATTAAATAAAAAAGAATCTGATATATCTGGATTTTCTACAGGATAAGGTCTGCTGTTGAAGATCTCTCCTTGCGTTGAAACTCTGAGTATAGAGGTTATACCATAATCAAGAGAATTCTTCGACTGCATTATCTTTTCAATGAAATCAATTCTATTAGAGAAGTATGTTCCCCATGTGTCAGCTTTTTCATTTATTTCGTTATTAATCATCCAAGAGAAAAGCATAAGTGAAAGTAATAAGCCCATAATGGAAATTATAAGTAAAAAGGAAAGGTAATTGCGTATGCGTTTGCTGAGCGTATGTATGCTTCTGATTTTCATTATGCTGAAACTGTTTAGTTTTTTAAAATATTAGAAGAAGTGTCGGTTAAAAGATCCTGTTACCCCTACTTATGCAAGTTCAATTTCTTTTTACAGGTAGATCATCAAACTGCACCTTGTAAAGATTTTCTTGCGGTGTATCAATGTAACTGCTTTGATTAATTGTGTTTTAATAAACTGCAACATTCCTCTGCTTTTTAAGTCCAATATCCGCATTCGTCCGCTTAAGGGAGGAATCTTTTTCCGTTTCAAACGGGCAGAAGTT from Desulfovibrio gilichinskyi carries:
- a CDS encoding LysE family translocator → MDGLTLAFIPIVAILTVTPGSDTMLVVNNTLTRSTSDGLCTVVGVNAGLLVHAMASAFGLSMILMNSATAFEFVKMAGALYIIYLGIQSLRRSRTDSEELQVINNGSKRNFTSSVREGFLTNVLNPKVAVFYLALLPQFISPADNIIEKSFLLMSIHICMGVMWLGSLSLTLGKMRPLISGSKFKKRLEALSGVVFIALGLKIALSKN
- a CDS encoding PAS domain-containing sensor histidine kinase; this encodes MKIRSIHTLSKRIRNYLSFLLIISIMGLLLSLMLFSWMINNEINEKADTWGTYFSNRIDFIEKIMQSKNSLDYGITSILRVSTQGEIFNSRPYPVENPDISDSFLFNKIKDYAPGQSSLFSGNGQDKTQLYLVKRLDNSFIILELNSEDLIPVSPQETELFIFNNDNNCIFHTGDLHNLHYEKLHRIMISSLHIFTSAERQIDKAGLVTIIVAKDISNEFYCVLLFIFLAITTVIIILKRSTFLTWDLADTEKDFARIRELLADVSMPPVQKLTHLHAIEYAAENIRKVDWNAEVEKMSFIENREYIFTAAFFAGNILQLLDEVAVHSKDLSKSRQEYKDLVQRAHSIILRMDLKGNCTFFNEYAQSFFGFSQQEILGKSIIGTIVTATESGDSDLENFIFKMLEHPEDFPNKINQNIRKDGHKVWLYWSNSPVYDDEGNAIEILSVGTDITERKRVELELQQTRNYIKDIIDSMPSLIIGVNSEGEIIHFNSNAEKRSTIAANRLLGEKIGEAFPALTKYSSHIEKAIETGIPETEIRSPYGQDGQKFQDIMIYPLSGDIKGAVIRIDDATERARIEEMMIQTEKMMSIGGLAAGMAHEINNPLGGILQGIQNIVRRLSPDLAPNTLAAEKAGCNIDSIIAYVEDRKIINIIEGITEAGVRAAEIVSRMLEFSRKSNFSKASCDIRDLIDNSLSLALQDYDPNKKHDFKKIKITKDYAESLTPIFCSKTEIEQVILNLLRNSAQAMFDWDDMTVTPEIIIKTSNLGNMIKCSISDNGPGMDHDTRKRVFEPFYTTKEPGNGTGLGLSVSYFIITQNHKGTLSVHSSKEKGTTFTIMLPTIQN
- a CDS encoding glycoside hydrolase family 3 protein; amino-acid sequence: MNKFLFFAFFSLIIGFAGCSSKNISAPSSDLDAMIGQMVMVGFRGMEAKADSLIVKDIRDARIGGVILFSKDCALNSTERNIADYKQVKELTASLQTQARIPLFIAADQEGGLICRFAADRGFPATSSAAELGNSGDLSAAVKAGEIIGKTLSKVGVNVDFAPVVDVNRNAANPVIAALQRSFSDDPAIVADFAGSFIDGLHSEKVISCLKHFPGHGSSTADSHKGFTDVTDSWSNEELIPFRRLIKSHKVDMVMTAHIYNKNLDIKYPATLSRAVITGILRKQLGFKGVIITDDMQMQAVSGEYGFKDSVFKAVNAGADILLFGNNLIYEPGLGFKAVKVLKELVREGSISEERIKQSYKRIMNLKSRYHLI
- a CDS encoding D-sedoheptulose 7-phosphate isomerase; this translates as MSQTALQKVLDHARSGLEVREAFFEQDAQSVVEISRAMAVRLAQGSKILFCGNGGSAADCQHLAAELVNRFKLERPPLPGLALTTDSSILTSIGNDYSFDMIFEKQVAALGAPGDVLVGISTSGTSPNVIRALKEAKRKQMVTIGMTGMSSGEMLPICDHIISIPSKDTAIVQEVHIAVGHLFCELIDHFLFEAVSELEPYLISE